The DNA sequence CGCCCAACAAAACTCCGTAGGTGTTCGTTGACGGTGGCGGGATCTTCCTCGTGGCCGTAGTGACCCACCCCGCGCAGCGCCGCGAACTGGCCGTTGGGTGCGAATCGAAGTGACCGATGCACCGGGTCGGCAAGCACGTAGGGATCGGTATCGCCGCGCATGTGCAGCACGGGGACAGACAGTTCGCGGTTCATTGAGCGCATGAAACGCCAGCCTTCGCTGCGCAATTGGCTGCGCACAGCCCACCGCTGATACTCCAGCGCGCAATGAGCCACACCCGGGATGGCGATGGCGGTGCGCAGCTGGCTGATGGTCTCGGCGAAATCCTCGGTGGTGGTCCACTGCGCGCCGGCCCGCGAGCGCACCAGACGTTCCAGCTCGGCACCGCGATGACGTGTCAGGGTGCGCTCGGGGAGGATCGGCACCTGGTAGCGCATCAGTGAAGGCAGTAGCGCCCCACGCTGTCCGGTTCCGCGGAATGTGGAGGTGCGTAAGGCGATCGGGTGCGGCGAGCTCACCACCGCGATGGCATCGACAAGGCGCGGATGCAGGTTGGCGGTGGCCCAGCAGACCAGCCCGCCCTCGGCATGCCCGACCAGCGTGGCCGACGTGTGGCCCAGGGCGCGAATCAATCCGGCGGTGTCGCCGGCCAATGTCCATCCGTCGTATCCGCGCGGTGGCTTGTCACTGCCCCCGTAGCCGCGCAGATCGATCGCCACCACGCGGGCATCCGTCAGTTCGCGAAGCTGATGACGCCATGACCACCAGAAGG is a window from the Mycobacteroides salmoniphilum genome containing:
- a CDS encoding alpha/beta fold hydrolase translates to MLFDQTARHPDPSVVRIVGPWRHSDVHANGIRFHVVEATNNEDANPPNTPVTSRPLVLLLHGFGSFWWSWRHQLRELTDARVVAIDLRGYGGSDKPPRGYDGWTLAGDTAGLIRALGHTSATLVGHAEGGLVCWATANLHPRLVDAIAVVSSPHPIALRTSTFRGTGQRGALLPSLMRYQVPILPERTLTRHRGAELERLVRSRAGAQWTTTEDFAETISQLRTAIAIPGVAHCALEYQRWAVRSQLRSEGWRFMRSMNRELSVPVLHMRGDTDPYVLADPVHRSLRFAPNGQFAALRGVGHYGHEEDPATVNEHLRSFVGRR